In one Spirosoma rigui genomic region, the following are encoded:
- the adhP gene encoding alcohol dehydrogenase AdhP, which produces MTQIAPVPDPYQAHSRAGTLRLWPPLFSWQHPMIPSTMTAAVLHSYGQPLQLEQVPVPTAGPGQILVQVAACGVCHTDLHAVDGDWPVQATLPLIPGHEGVGTVVAVGTGVTHIHEGDRVGVPWLYSACGHCEHCYSGWETLCLSQQNTGYSVQGSYAEYVVANPDYVGLIPDSLSFTDAAPILCAGVTVYKGLKETEVKPGQWVVISGIGGLGHLAVQYAKAMGMKVVAVDISADKLALASEVGADRIINALTEDPVAVVQSTLGGAQGVLVTAVSRSAFAQGVGMLRRRGTLALVGLPPGDFDLNIFDVVLNRKTVRGSIVGTRQDLAESLAFAADGKVKVHYTTDRLENINQVLADLKAGQVNGRVVLTF; this is translated from the coding sequence ATGACGCAGATCGCACCCGTACCTGATCCGTATCAGGCGCACTCCCGGGCCGGTACGCTACGTTTGTGGCCTCCTTTGTTCTCCTGGCAACATCCTATGATTCCATCCACCATGACAGCCGCCGTGCTGCACAGCTACGGCCAGCCTTTACAACTCGAACAGGTACCCGTACCCACCGCAGGCCCCGGCCAGATTCTGGTTCAGGTAGCCGCCTGTGGCGTGTGCCATACCGACCTGCACGCCGTCGATGGCGACTGGCCTGTGCAAGCTACTCTCCCGCTCATTCCCGGCCACGAAGGAGTGGGGACGGTCGTAGCCGTCGGAACGGGTGTCACGCACATCCACGAAGGCGACCGGGTGGGTGTACCCTGGCTCTACTCGGCCTGCGGCCATTGCGAACACTGCTACTCGGGTTGGGAAACGCTGTGCCTCAGCCAGCAGAATACCGGCTACTCCGTGCAGGGTAGCTACGCCGAGTATGTCGTGGCCAACCCGGACTACGTGGGCCTTATTCCCGACTCCCTGTCCTTCACCGACGCAGCCCCGATCCTGTGCGCGGGCGTGACGGTATATAAAGGACTGAAAGAAACCGAGGTAAAACCCGGCCAGTGGGTCGTGATCTCGGGCATTGGCGGGCTCGGGCACCTGGCCGTTCAGTATGCCAAAGCGATGGGCATGAAGGTCGTGGCGGTCGACATCAGTGCCGACAAACTGGCACTAGCCAGCGAAGTAGGTGCCGACCGGATCATCAATGCGCTGACCGAGGACCCCGTTGCCGTTGTTCAGTCGACCCTGGGCGGGGCGCAGGGGGTGCTGGTGACCGCCGTTTCCCGGTCCGCTTTTGCCCAAGGGGTTGGTATGCTGCGCCGGCGCGGCACGCTGGCCCTCGTTGGCCTGCCCCCCGGCGACTTCGACCTCAATATCTTCGACGTCGTGCTAAACCGCAAAACCGTTCGGGGGTCCATCGTAGGTACGCGGCAGGACCTCGCCGAGAGCCTGGCCTTTGCGGCCGACGGTAAGGTGAAGGTTCATTACACCACCGACCGCCTTGAAAACATCAACCAGGTGCTGGCCGACCTGAAAGCGGGGCAGGTCAACGGGCGGGTCGTTCTCACATTCTGA
- a CDS encoding universal stress protein, producing the protein MKKIIVPTDFSDEATKAVSVAAQLCRLFNADLHVIHVLPTVLPGYSVRLQDAGTHYRDALGLVEEAYDDLLLLPFLSGLRVHTHVLNEAEPVAILDDRRFASADLLVMSSTGTSGIRGSLLGSNAEHLIRHAKMPVLVLKNPPGYLDLKTVVFASDFNDHYASSMDFLKTLLDGFDYPLVHLLFVNTLSHFVPSHQVRERMQTFVTNYGLGMCTLNQQDDYDVETGLLTFATDIQADLIVLGTHGRRGIRHLLQGSVAETVANHASMAVLTLPLHTEPVSMVILEGVL; encoded by the coding sequence ATGAAAAAAATCATCGTTCCCACCGACTTTTCCGACGAAGCAACGAAAGCGGTGTCGGTAGCGGCTCAGCTGTGCCGACTCTTCAACGCCGATCTGCACGTCATTCACGTCTTACCTACGGTCCTGCCCGGTTACTCGGTACGGCTCCAGGACGCCGGTACGCATTACCGGGACGCGCTGGGCCTGGTTGAGGAAGCCTATGACGATTTGCTGCTCCTGCCTTTTTTGAGCGGCCTGCGGGTGCACACGCACGTCCTCAATGAGGCCGAACCGGTGGCTATCCTGGACGACAGGCGGTTTGCCAGTGCCGACCTGCTGGTGATGTCGTCGACGGGAACCAGCGGCATTCGCGGAAGCCTGCTGGGCTCCAACGCCGAACACCTGATCCGGCACGCTAAAATGCCGGTGCTGGTTCTGAAAAACCCGCCCGGCTACCTCGATCTGAAAACCGTCGTCTTTGCGTCGGACTTCAACGACCACTACGCGTCGTCGATGGATTTCCTGAAAACCCTGCTGGATGGCTTCGACTATCCGCTGGTGCATCTGCTCTTCGTGAATACGCTGAGCCATTTTGTACCCAGCCACCAGGTTCGCGAGCGGATGCAGACCTTCGTAACGAACTACGGCCTGGGTATGTGTACCCTCAACCAGCAGGACGATTACGACGTTGAAACGGGCCTGCTGACGTTTGCGACCGACATACAGGCCGATCTGATCGTGCTGGGTACGCACGGCCGGCGGGGTATCCGTCACCTGCTGCAGGGCAGCGTGGCCGAGACAGTAGCGAACCACGCATCCATGGCGGTACTGACCCTGCCGCTTCATACCGAACCGGTATCGATGGTTATTCTGGAAGGGGTTTTATAG
- a CDS encoding aminoglycoside phosphotransferase family protein codes for MSFHTYIDRWGLVPTGAPLSTHTSDLLPVEYRGQPALLKIARTAEERRGAALLVWWQGRGAARPLQHDGAALLMERLEGPMSLAHLARTGQDDRASSIICTVAATLHTHATSPPPNLVPLAHWFRDLFSEAGPYGGIVARSARVARQLLNEPQDTVVLHGDLHHGNILDGGSRGWLAIDPKGLLGERGFDLANLFCNPDGTVATAPGRLARQATVVAQAAGLDRGRLLRWILAWAGLSAVWHGQDGSSPNLALAIAERAAQELNTDEPE; via the coding sequence ATGTCCTTTCATACTTACATCGACCGGTGGGGGCTCGTCCCTACCGGTGCCCCCCTCAGTACCCACACCAGCGATCTCCTGCCCGTAGAATACCGCGGTCAACCCGCCCTGCTGAAAATTGCCCGGACGGCCGAAGAACGCCGGGGGGCGGCACTGCTGGTATGGTGGCAGGGACGGGGAGCCGCACGCCCGCTCCAGCACGACGGCGCTGCCTTGCTGATGGAACGGCTCGAAGGCCCTATGTCGCTGGCTCACCTCGCCCGGACCGGGCAGGACGACCGGGCCAGCAGCATCATCTGCACCGTAGCGGCTACGCTCCACACCCACGCGACCTCTCCCCCACCCAACCTCGTTCCTCTGGCGCACTGGTTCCGGGACCTGTTTTCCGAAGCCGGTCCGTACGGGGGTATTGTGGCCAGGTCGGCGCGGGTAGCGCGGCAGCTGCTCAACGAGCCGCAGGATACCGTTGTGCTGCATGGCGACCTCCACCACGGCAATATCCTCGATGGCGGGAGCCGGGGCTGGCTCGCCATCGACCCCAAAGGGCTGCTGGGTGAGCGGGGATTCGATCTGGCCAATCTGTTCTGCAATCCCGACGGTACGGTGGCGACCGCACCGGGGCGGCTGGCCCGCCAGGCAACGGTTGTGGCGCAGGCCGCCGGCCTGGATCGCGGGCGGTTGCTGCGCTGGATTCTGGCCTGGGCGGGCCTGTCGGCGGTCTGGCATGGGCAGGATGGATCGAGCCCCAACCTGGCGCTGGCCATTGCCGAACGGGCCGCTCAGGAACTGAACACCGACGAACCGGAGTAG
- a CDS encoding 1-phosphofructokinase family hexose kinase, whose translation MIYTLTLNPAVDISMTIDRLIPEHKLHCSQPRYDAGGGGINVSKAIHRLGGETRAVFTSGGTAGLTLQELVEKEGIDYEIIGIDGLTRECFVVTETIPNQQFRFGTPGPTLSPAEATACLAHLRALPRPIQYLVASGSLPPGLPADFYAQIARFAKAQHIRLVVDTAGDALRQALDAGVFMVKPNLGELASLIGVDRLEADQVHEAAHTLIQAGSCDVVVVSLGARGAVLVTADGTDFVPTPPVKKVSTVGAGDSLVGGIVYALDQGRSYADAIRLGVACGTAATMNAGTELFHPDAVNRLLDWINQQHPVLTPDNP comes from the coding sequence ATGATCTATACGCTCACCCTCAACCCCGCCGTGGATATCAGCATGACCATCGACCGGCTGATTCCCGAACACAAGCTGCACTGCTCGCAACCCCGGTACGACGCGGGCGGGGGCGGGATCAACGTGTCCAAAGCCATCCATCGGCTGGGTGGGGAAACCCGGGCCGTTTTCACGTCGGGTGGCACGGCGGGCCTCACGCTGCAGGAGCTGGTGGAGAAAGAAGGCATCGACTACGAAATCATTGGTATCGACGGGCTTACCCGCGAGTGTTTCGTGGTGACCGAAACCATTCCCAACCAGCAGTTCCGGTTCGGCACACCCGGCCCCACGCTGAGTCCCGCCGAAGCTACGGCCTGCCTGGCTCATCTCCGGGCGCTGCCCCGGCCGATTCAGTACCTCGTCGCCAGCGGGAGCCTGCCCCCCGGCCTGCCCGCCGATTTCTACGCCCAGATTGCCCGTTTCGCCAAAGCGCAGCACATCCGGCTGGTGGTCGACACGGCCGGCGATGCGCTGCGGCAGGCACTCGACGCGGGTGTGTTTATGGTCAAGCCCAACCTCGGCGAGCTGGCGTCGCTCATCGGGGTCGACCGGCTCGAAGCCGATCAGGTGCACGAAGCGGCCCATACGCTGATCCAGGCGGGAAGCTGCGACGTCGTGGTGGTATCGCTGGGGGCGCGGGGGGCCGTACTGGTGACCGCCGACGGGACCGACTTTGTGCCGACGCCACCGGTCAAAAAAGTGAGTACCGTCGGGGCGGGCGACAGCCTGGTCGGGGGTATCGTGTATGCCCTCGATCAGGGCCGGTCCTACGCCGACGCCATTCGGCTGGGCGTTGCCTGCGGTACGGCCGCGACCATGAACGCGGGTACTGAACTGTTCCACCCCGATGCTGTCAATCGACTGCTCGACTGGATAAACCAGCAGCATCCGGTCCTGACACCTGACAACCCCTGA